GCGCTCGGCCCAGAAACTGACGGACGAACTCGTCGAACGGGGTTTCGCCGCGGGTTCGGTACACGGTGATCTCGGGCAGACCGCCAGGGAGAAGGCACTGCGTGCGTTCCGGAGCGGAAAGATCGACATCCTGGTGGCGACCGACGTCGCCGCGCGCGGGATCGACGTCGCGGGCGTGACCCACGTGATCAACCTGCAGTGCCCCGAGGACGAGAAGACCTACGTGCACCGGATCGGGCGCACCGGCCGTGCCGGACGCACCGGGGTGGCCGTAACGCTGGTGGACTGGGACGAGGAGAGCCGCTGGCAGCTGATCAACACTGAGCTCGGGTTGAACATGCCCCAGCCCGTGGAGACCTACTCCACCTCGGCCCACCTGTTCGAGGATCTCGACATTCCCTCCGACGCGGGCGGCAGGCTGCCGCTGTCGATGCGCACCAGGACCGGTCTGGGGTCCGAGGAGGAGGAAAACGACGGCGGCAAGGGCAACCGGAGCAAGAGCAGGAAGCGCGGCTCGGGACGGCCCGAGAAGCAAGCGGCCCGCGCCGAGAGCAACGACGATGCCGGGAACCGGCCCGCACGGCGGAAGCGGCGTCGTACGCGGGGAGGCAAGCCGGTCGACGAGACGGTGAACCAGTCCGAGTCCGCCTCCGACGCGGACGGTGGACAGCAGAACTCGCAGCGACCGGCGCGCAGGCGCAACCGGACGCGACGCGGTTCCCCGGCGAAGAGCCGCACCGAGGAGGTGGCGGGTTCCTCAGGGCACTGAGCCCGCTACGCACCACGAACCCGCCGCGGGGATCCCGAGGCCCACAACCGCGGGACCAACTCGGCGGCGGGTGCCCACTGGCGGTCTCGCGGGCGATCGTGCACCGCGAGAACCGAACCGGCGACGTCCTACTAGTCTCGAGGGGACGGAACTGTCGTAGCAGCGAGCAACCGGGAGCGACGTGGTACGGCCCGAACGGCGCACGAAGAGCGACATCGCCGTGTCGCTGTTGCTCACCGTCGCGGTACTGAGCGGCGCCGGAACGCTCTGGTGGTTCAGCTCGGCCCGCGCGACCGAGCTGCACACCGCCGACCGACCGATCGAACCGCTGCCGAGCGCGAGAACCGTGCCGGAGGAGCTGAACCAGGTATGGCGGTCGCCGAGTTCGGCGACCCCTCACCCCGTGGTCGCGGGACCGGCCGTGGTGACGGGGGACGACGGTGCGGTGGTTGGCCGTGACCCCACAACCGGTGAGATCCGGTGGCGTTACAGCCGGGAGCGGGAACTGTGCACCGTGGGGTCCGAATGGGGTAACGTGATCGCGGTTTACCGCACGGCTGACCACTGCAGTGCCGTGACCACACTGCACGGTTCCGACGGTGAACGCGGTCCGCAACGCAACTCCGACGTGGGCTTCGGAACCCGGCTGCTGTCCGACGGAAGCTACGTGACCGCCACCGGACAGCGACTGTTCGAGACGTGGCGCTCGGACATGGTCCGTACACAGCAGTACGGCACCCCCACCGACATCAAGAACCCCGACAACAACCTGAGCCGCCCGAACTGCGATTACTCGGCAACGGCGGTCGGCGATCGCAGGGTCGCGGTCATCGCCGAGTGCGCGGGTTCGGCCAGGGACCGGTTGACCGTGCTCAGGGCCAATCCCGAGGACGGCGAACAGCCCGAGGAAGTGATGACCACCCTGCTCGGCGGTGAGCGGGCGGGCGTGGTGGCGGTGAACCGGGAGCGGGTCGCCGTGGTGCTGCGGGACAGCGCGACGCTGGTGATCTACGACATGTCGGGAAAGCGCCGCGCGAGTTACGACGTCCGTCTCGGCGCCACCCCGGATCGGGGGTCTGCCGTACAGGTGGAAGCGACCTCGGGTTCGGCGGGAACCTACTGGTACACCGGTCGGGATACGATAGCGCTCGACGAGAGCACGCTGCGCCCGCGCTGGACCGTGCGCGAGACCCTGGGAACTCCCGCCGCGATGGCCGACGATCGACTGGTCCCGATAGAGGGTGGTATGGCGGTGCACGACTCCGCTACGGGTGAGAAACTCGGCGAGATCCCGATCGAGCGGAAGAGCACGACGGCCCCTGTCCGGGTCGCGACCGTGGGAAACGTGGTGTTGGAACAGCGCGGGGACACCGTCTTCGCCTACCGATGACGCCATGCTCTTCGGCGCGGCAACGCCGCCGTCAATTTCTCGCGAAATCGCCGCGCCGCTGTGACGCGGAGCCGAACCCCCACCACACCCGCAGGGCGAACTCCAGCCACTCACGCGGGCCGAACTCCGAGCACCCTCGCCCCCGCACCGCCGCGGGTTCTCCCGTGCGGCTCTCGCGAGGACGCCGGAGACGTTGTGTGTAACTACCCGATGTCGCCGGACCCGCAGCGAGAGCCGTGCCAGAGGTTCCGCCAAGCGGCCAGTTACGTGAACCAAGCCGCAGACTTCCCATCATGCCGCGTAAGCAGCGCGGGTGTCTCCGGTGCGTGAGTCGGATGCATTGCGAGGCCGGGCCGCTCGCCGCGTAGGTCGCTACTCAAGAGCCGGCCCAACGCCGCAAGGCGCCGACTCATGTGCCGGCTACGCAACCACCCCGGCAAGCCGTACCGCGGGTTCTAAAGCCACCACCAGTAGGTGAGGGTCCCGAGCACTACCAGCATGGCCGCGAGGGAGCACCACCCCGCCACCGGTCGGCTCCCCCTGTCGGCCGCGAACTGCAGCAGCAACGCGGCGACGGAGGCCAGACCGTGCCCCAACAGCATCCGCCATCCGGGGCCGACCCCTCCCAGGCCACTCCCCCAGAGCTGCACGCCGACGAGAGCGACCGCGAGCACTAGCAGCCCAGCGGTCAGCGCTCCCGTCAAACCACGGAACGCCCTGCCGACAGCTCCTGGTCGGCGGGCTCCGTCGACGATGTGGAAGGCGTCCGTCGCTCGGTCCGCGTTCTCCCGGTAGCGTCCGGCGGCGATTCGCGGGCGTGTGGTCACTTCGTCGGCACCTCGGTCAGCCGATGCCCGCATCGCTCCGTCCTCGTCGGCTCCGGTCGGTCGCACGATTCACTCCCCCAGCAGGGCCCAGGGATCTGTTTCGGGAACGGCACGCGTTCCCTCCGGACAATGCCGCCGGAACTCACACCCCGCGCACTGCGCACCTGGCCGTGCCGGAAAGACCCGGTCCGGATCGGCCCCTTCCGCGATCGACGTGGCCGCGTCACGGGATTCGCGGGCCAGCCGTTCGGCTCGTTGCCGGTGTTCGGCCAGCGAGTCGGCGGTGTGTCGCCATGTCACGATCTCCGAGGTTCGGAGGTGGTGCAACTCGACCTGCGGGCAGGGTGCGTGCAGCATGCGCTGGGTCGCCAGGGCGTACAGCGCGAGCGGTAACGAGTTCCGCGCGGCGTCGACGTCGGGAGGCTTCCTGCCCGCCTTGTAGTCGACGATCACCAGTTCACCGTCGCGCTCGTCGATGCGATCCACTCGCCCCTGCACGATGATCGTACCGACCGTAGCGCTGACCCACTTCTCGACTCCCACGGGCTCCCCGCGGGCGTGGTCCCGCTCGACGTAGTCGCTCAGCCAGTCCAGGGCTCGTGCCAGGTAATCCGCCGACTGTTCCGCTCCGGAGAATCCGTCGGATTTCCAGTACCGGTTGATCAGCTCGCGCAGGCGGGTGGCCGTGCGTTGTTCGGAGGGCAGCTCGTAGTAGGCACGCAGCGCGTTGTGCAGCACCGCCCCCAGCGTGGTGTGCGCCATCGCGGGTCCCCGCGGCGGTTGGGGACGGTCCACGTAGTTGAACCGGTACCGCCGGGGGCAGGACGACCAAGTGGTCAGCTTGGCAGGCGTGACCCGCACGAGCCGTTCCGGAATCCCGTCGAAAGCGAGTTGCTCCTGCACGAGTTCCACACTACGCAGCCGCTCCGCCGCCACGAGCTGGACGGGTCGCGTGCCGGCGGGGAAAGTGGATCGACGAAGTGCTACTGGCCGATGATCTTGCTTCCGGTGCAGTCGCCGAGCAGTCGGTCCAGCGAGTCGGTCGGGGTGTTCTCGCTGCCTATCCGGATGTTCTTGTTCGTACCGTGGTAGTCGCTGCCCCCGGTGGGAACCAGATCGAGTTCGGCGACGAGCTCGCGCAGCCGGTGCCTGGCCGGTTCGTCGTGGTCGGGGTGCTCGACCTCCACACCACGCAGGCCGTGGCCCGCGAGTTCGGTGATCACTTCGGCGGTGACCGTCTGCCCCCGGGTGACCGCGAAGGGGTGTGCCAGCACGGTGGTGCCGCCCGCATCGGCGATCATGCGGATGGCGCGTTCGACCGGTGTGTCGGTGCGTGGCATGTAGTAGGGCGCGTGGGTACCCAGGTACCTGTCGAAGGCCTCGCTGACGGTGCTTACGGTGCCCCCCTCGACGAGCGCCCGCGCCAGGTGGGGGCGCCCTCCCGGTGAGTCCGGCGGCAGCCCCGCCATCAGCGCCTCGGGATCGACCGGGAACCCGTCGTCGGCCATGCGCCGGGCCATCTGTTCGAGGCGTCCGCGACGCTCCGCCCGCAATCGCAGCTGCTCGTCCCGCAATGCGGGAGAATCGGGGTCGAACAGATATGCCAGCAGATGAACGGTGACGGTACCGCCCCGCCCGTCGGAACTCTCGCAGGAGAGCTCCGCTCCGGGCACCAGTCGCAGCGCCGGTGAGTAGGACTCGCGCACCGCCTGCTCGGCTTCCGCCCAACCCGCCGAGGTGTCGTGATCGGTCAGGGCAACGACGTCCAGTCCCGCCGCCACCGCCGTTCGCACGACACCGGCGGGCGTGTCGGTGCCGTCGGATTCACTGGAGTGGACGTGCATGTCGATTCGCACGTCCCCCAGTGTGACCGATACGGGTTCCGTTCGACACGGGCCGTCCGATCACTCTCCCGGACCGAAAGCGGGAGCGGCAACGTCGCGCCGGAACGGTTCGGACTGTTGGAGCGTCGGCCGTGCTGTCGAGCCCGGCCGCGGGGGCGAGACGTCCGTCGCCCCCGGAAACCGGCTCAGCGGAGCCCCGAAGGGACCACCCGGTGTTCCGCGCTACTCGGTCTTGACCTTGGTCCTTCCCCTGCCGACGGCGGCACGCCGGGCCTTGAGCATCGAGAACCGATCCTGCTGCGCCTTCTTCTCGCCGAACACGAGCGAGGAGATCGCGTCGAACACCTCTTCCGGGTTGGGCAGGTACTCGATGCGGTTGAGGGCCTGAATCTGTCCGGCGGACTCCACGATCAGCGTGCCGTATCCGAACACCCGGCCGGGAACGCTACGGGAATAGGTC
This portion of the Actinopolyspora lacussalsi genome encodes:
- a CDS encoding putative metal-dependent phosphoesterase TrpH (product_source=COG0613; cog=COG0613; ko=KO:K07053; pfam=PF02811; smart=SM00481; superfamily=89550) produces the protein MRIDMHVHSSESDGTDTPAGVVRTAVAAGLDVVALTDHDTSAGWAEAEQAVRESYSPALRLVPGAELSCESSDGRGGTVTVHLLAYLFDPDSPALRDEQLRLRAERRGRLEQMARRMADDGFPVDPEALMAGLPPDSPGGRPHLARALVEGGTVSTVSEAFDRYLGTHAPYYMPRTDTPVERAIRMIADAGGTTVLAHPFAVTRGQTVTAEVITELAGHGLRGVEVEHPDHDEPARHRLRELVAELDLVPTGGSDYHGTNKNIRIGSENTPTDSLDRLLGDCTGSKIIGQ
- a CDS encoding RecB family exonuclease (product_source=COG2887; cog=COG2887; pfam=PF12705; superfamily=48498), translated to MQEQLAFDGIPERLVRVTPAKLTTWSSCPRRYRFNYVDRPQPPRGPAMAHTTLGAVLHNALRAYYELPSEQRTATRLRELINRYWKSDGFSGAEQSADYLARALDWLSDYVERDHARGEPVGVEKWVSATVGTIIVQGRVDRIDERDGELVIVDYKAGRKPPDVDAARNSLPLALYALATQRMLHAPCPQVELHHLRTSEIVTWRHTADSLAEHRQRAERLARESRDAATSIAEGADPDRVFPARPGAQCAGCEFRRHCPEGTRAVPETDPWALLGE
- a CDS encoding hypothetical protein (product_source=Hypo-rule applied; transmembrane_helix_parts=Inside_1_60,TMhelix_61_83,Outside_84_97,TMhelix_98_115,Inside_116_121,TMhelix_122_144,Outside_145_145) encodes the protein MRPTGADEDGAMRASADRGADEVTTRPRIAAGRYRENADRATDAFHIVDGARRPGAVGRAFRGLTGALTAGLLVLAVALVGVQLWGSGLGGVGPGWRMLLGHGLASVAALLLQFAADRGSRPVAGWCSLAAMLVVLGTLTYWWWL
- a CDS encoding outer membrane protein assembly factor BamB (product_source=COG1520; cog=COG1520; pfam=PF13360; smart=SM00564; superfamily=50998; transmembrane_helix_parts=Inside_1_11,TMhelix_12_34,Outside_35_402), giving the protein MVRPERRTKSDIAVSLLLTVAVLSGAGTLWWFSSARATELHTADRPIEPLPSARTVPEELNQVWRSPSSATPHPVVAGPAVVTGDDGAVVGRDPTTGEIRWRYSRERELCTVGSEWGNVIAVYRTADHCSAVTTLHGSDGERGPQRNSDVGFGTRLLSDGSYVTATGQRLFETWRSDMVRTQQYGTPTDIKNPDNNLSRPNCDYSATAVGDRRVAVIAECAGSARDRLTVLRANPEDGEQPEEVMTTLLGGERAGVVAVNRERVAVVLRDSATLVIYDMSGKRRASYDVRLGATPDRGSAVQVEATSGSAGTYWYTGRDTIALDESTLRPRWTVRETLGTPAAMADDRLVPIEGGMAVHDSATGEKLGEIPIERKSTTAPVRVATVGNVVLEQRGDTVFAYR